A genomic region of Prevotella scopos JCM 17725 contains the following coding sequences:
- a CDS encoding tetratricopeptide repeat protein, with translation MVKRLYIIICMLLMFVSGYAQTSNQFIREGNKLFSSKNYAQAEILYRKAVDKDPNNAIANYNLGRCLQQQKKNDEAKKLYEKAAKLEKDPLRQSSSYNNLGTISQGEQDYSKAIEAYKSALRSNPDHKNARYNLELCKRKQKQQQKNKQSSSKNKSDNNKDKNKDKKNQSKNQNNNKNNHQKNQQQKDNQGMSKDNAEQLLNAVKQQEKETQERLSKVMRQPSDKKLDKNW, from the coding sequence ATGGTAAAACGACTTTATATCATAATATGTATGTTGTTGATGTTTGTTAGCGGTTATGCACAGACATCAAATCAGTTCATTAGAGAAGGAAATAAACTTTTTTCTTCAAAGAACTATGCACAAGCGGAGATACTTTATCGTAAGGCTGTTGATAAAGATCCAAATAATGCAATTGCCAATTATAATTTGGGTAGATGTTTACAGCAACAGAAGAAGAATGATGAAGCTAAAAAACTCTATGAGAAAGCTGCAAAGTTAGAAAAAGATCCTCTACGGCAGTCAAGTAGTTATAATAACTTAGGAACTATTTCTCAAGGTGAGCAAGACTATTCAAAGGCTATAGAAGCATATAAAAGTGCTTTGCGTAGCAATCCTGACCATAAGAATGCTCGATATAACTTAGAATTATGCAAACGTAAGCAAAAACAGCAACAGAAAAATAAGCAATCATCAAGTAAAAATAAATCAGATAATAATAAGGACAAAAATAAAGATAAGAAGAATCAATCCAAAAATCAGAATAATAACAAAAACAATCATCAGAAGAATCAGCAACAAAAAGATAACCAAGGAATGAGTAAAGATAATGCTGAACAACTTCTCAATGCTGTTAAGCAACAAGAAAAAGAGACGCAAGAACGCTTATCTAAAGTTATGCGTCAGCCTTCTGATAAAAAACTTGATAAAAACTGGTAA